ACCCACCACCATCAACAGCATGAACATCACGTCTGTCAGGGCTGTGGCAGGTGTGGCAGCGCGCTACACCCACGAACTGGATAATGGCAGCCGGTTCCTGCCCGAGGGCTATGTCCGCGCGCTGCAGGAACTTGCAGACCCGGGCCAGCCGATCTCAGGTTCGGTTGTGGGCGGGGGCACGTTCGTCTCAAGCCCCACCAAGCGCGACAAGTTCTCCACCGGGGTCGGCGCAGGCTTCACCTATGAGTTCACGGACGTGTTCTCGGTACGCCTGCTCTACGACGGCGAGTTCCAGGACGATTACCGCGAGGACTCAGTCACCGCTGCGGTGCGCCTGGAGTTCTGAAAAAACCTGTGACCTGAGAGCGACTTCATTCCACAATCCTGTCACGTGGATGAGCGATGCATGGTCGCGTGCCGCCGAACCCAACGCTGCTGGCATGAAGAGCAGCCGAGTGGCTGGTTGTTGGCCCACGCCTCGCACCATGCACCTCAGGCGCAACAATCATAAATCCCGGCACGCGCCGCTGCTTTGCGGATACACTCGCGACCAAGGCGGCGACTCAGCGCTGCCTTCTCCATGTCTCGCGGAAATGAGCTTCGAAATGGCCGCTACCCAAATCAGACTACGTGCTCTTGAAAAGCACGACCTGCCGTTTGTGCATGAACTCAATAACAATCGCAGGGTGATGAACTACTGGTTTGAGGAGCCCTATGAATCATTCGTGGAACTGGAGGAGCTTTACCTCAAGCACATCCACGATTTGTCTGAACGGCGTTTCCTGGCGATTGACCAAGCCAACGAACGCGTCGGCCTCGTCGAGCTTGTCGAGATAAGTTACATCCACCGCCGCGCCGAGTTCCAGATCATCATTGCCCCGACGCATCAGGGAAAAGGCTGCGCGAAACGCGTCACCACGCTGGCCCTCGACTATGCGTTTTGCGTGCTCAACCTCAACAAGGTGTATCTTCTCGTTTCAACCGAGAATGCCGCCGCCATCAGTGTTTACGAACAGACCGGATTCATCCAGGAGGGCTGTTTGGTCAACGAATTTTTCGTCGATGGCGCCTATCAGGATGCAATCCGCATGTACCAGCTTCAGGAACCATTTCTGGCCCGGCGAAAAAACTGAGTCCTTCCTCCCTCAGCATGATCGTGCGACCTGGAGACAGGCGCGAGCGGCGGGAGTGGCTGGTTGGGGGACTAGGATTCGAACCTAGACTGGCGGAGTCAGAGTCCGCTGTCCTACCATTAGACGATCCCCCAACGGGAAGCGCGGTTTACCCTAGAGTTTCGCGGTCTGTCAAACCTCTTGGGTGCCGGGCCCTCGTTGGTGTTGGCCGCCCCGCTTTTGCATAATCGAATACATATCCTTAAGCGGGCGTTTACCGGGATATTGCAAACTGCGTTCGCTCGCACCTGCATACCACTAGACGGCCTGAGGCGAGCAAAAGGTACACTTTTTGCGTGCAAATCAGGAGTGCGGCCCGGTGAAGGATATGTCCCGCGAGACAAAAAGAGATCTCTCCGGCATGGATATCGTGCTGGTGGAGGAGTCATCGTATCTGCGTTCTATACTTACGCAGCTGGTGAAAACGTTTCAGCCAAAATCGCTGGATGTTCATCATGACGAAGACAGCGCCATTTCACGGCTGGCATTCGCCCCAACGGACTGCGTCCTGGTGGACTGGCGCCCTGAGGACGGAATTGGCCCCAAACTCATGAAGTTTGTTCGCCGTAACACGGCCTGCCACTCGCCCGAAGCAGGCGTAGTAAGCATGGCGTCGGTGGCCTCGCGCGACAGCGTGGAGCTATCGCGCGATCTGGGCTCGAACGTCTATTTGACCAAACCGTTCTCAGCGACAGACCTTCGCAAGAAAATTGAAGCGTCAATATTTGCTCCCCGCAACTTTGTAGTGGCAGAAGGATTTGTCGGCCCCGACCGGCGTCACCGCAAGGCATCGTTTGATGGCGGGGATCGCCGTGGCAACGGCCCGCTGACGCAAAACGAAATTGATTCGATGATGGCCACCTAAGCCGGGTATCAGTTTGCGCACCTGCGGGCTGGCAAATCGTGTCGGCACAGTGGTACGGTCACTTCAAGTTCAACATATTGGCGCGTGACGCAGCTCATTTGAAGGTGTGGCGCGCGCGGAGTGGAACGGGTGGACGAACCGCACGATACAGTGCGGGCGGCCCCGGCTTCCCCTGGCGACGCCGGCCCTGAGCCGCAGCGCGACGCCGGAGCGCCCGGCGCCGCGCGCGAGGAAACACCGCCCTCTTCGCCGCCCGGCGCAGAGCACGCCGTCTTGTCTGCGACGGGAGCCGACAATCCGTCAGGAGTTTCAGCCACACAAAAACCTCTGCGTCACCAACGCAACAAAAATCGTGGCGACAAGAGCACCCCTGCCTATGCAGCTATAGATCTGGGCACAAACAATTGCCGACTTTTGGTAGCCCAACCGGCCGGCGGTACGTTTGAGGTTATTGATGCATTTTCGCGCATCGTTCGGCTTGGGGAGGGTCTGGGTAACAGCGATGAGTTAAGCGCGGAGGCAATGGACAGAGCGGTAGGGGCGCTGCGCATCTGCGCTGCCAAAATGCGCCGCCGTAATGTCGCCCGTGCGCGCGTTATTGCCACCCAGGCCTGCCGTCATGCGGTCAACTCAGGCATGTTCATTGAACGCGTCGCCCGCGAGACGGGCCTCGAACTGGAAGTCGTAACGCCAGAGGAAGAAGCCCGCCTGGCTGTTTTGGGGTGCACGCCCCTGCTGGACAAATCAGCCAGCAGGGCATTGGTGTTCGATATCGGCGGGGGCTCAACCGAGCTTGTGTGGCTTGATATGACGAACATAGGCCCGGCCGGCGAACCTCATGTGTTGGCCTGGGCATCCCTGCCGGTTGGCGTTGTAACTCTCGCCGACAGATACGACGGCCGAACCCTGAACCGCACCGGGTACGAAAAAATGGTGCAGGAAGTGACCGCGCTGCTGAATGACCGTCCGTGGTCTGAGGAAATGGACGCACAGCTTGATGAGGCTGTAGCCAAGGGTGATATCCACCTGCTTGGCACGTCCGGCACCGTCACCACCATTGCCGGCATCCACTTGGGCTTGCGCCGGTATGACCGTTCAAAAGTGGACGGCACCTGGATTGATTTTGCCGATGTCTCCGCCGTCACCCAGGCTCTCAGCCTGATGACACTTGAGGAACGTGCAAACGTGCCGTGCATCGGCAGGGAGCGCGCCGACCTTGTATTGGCAGGCTGTGCTATCCTCGAAGCTATACAGACGTCGTGGCCCTGTCGCCGCCTGCGCGTGGCGGACCGGGGGTTGCGCGAAGGCATTCTCATTACCCTGATGCGCGAAGACAGGCGCAATCAGAAACGCAAGCGCCGCCGCAGGCGTGGCGGGCGTAAAAGGGCGCAGCAGACAAACCTATGAGCAAACGCAAGGCCGGAAGTGGCACCACCAGCAACACTGCAGGCAGCACACGCGAACTCAAACAGCGCGTTAAGACTGCACGCGGCCGCAAGAACTCGTCCACCCAATGGCTGCAACGCCAGCTGAATGATCCGTATGTCGCAGCGGCCCGGCGCGACGGTTATCGCAGCCGGGCGGCCTACAAGCTGCTTGAAATTGACGACAAACATCATTTCCTCAAGCCCGGTGCCCGCGTGGTGGACCTGGGGGCGGCGCCCGGCGGCTGGACGCAGATTGCCGTCAAGCGCACCGGTGCTGCAAACGGGCGTGGCGGACATGTGGTGGGCATTGATATTTTGCCCATGGAACAGATAGCCGGTTCCACCGTCATCGAACTGGATTTTCGGGCTGATGAAGCGCCCGATACCTTGAAGGAACTGATGGGCGGTCCGGCAGACGTGGTGCTGTCAGATATGGCGGCGTCTGCTACCGGTCATAGGCCGACTGACCATCTGCGCATCATGGCGCTGTGCGAAATGGCACTGGATTTTGCTGTTGAAGTGCTCAAGCCCGGTGGCAGTTTTCTGGCCAAAGTGCTGCAGGGCGGTGCCGAGCGCGACCTGATGAAGGCCCTCAACCGGAACTTTGCCGCCGTCCGTCACGTAAAGCCGAAGGCCAGCCGCTCCGATTCGGCTGAAATGTATGTGCTGGCGACAGGCTTCAAAGGCGGATCCCGCTCTGTTCAGGGCAATTCCGAGGCCTGAATAACCCCTACATCGGGCCGAATGGTCACATGCAGGGCACGTTTG
The Pyruvatibacter sp. genome window above contains:
- a CDS encoding autotransporter outer membrane beta-barrel domain-containing protein; the encoded protein is PTTINSMNITSVRAVAGVAARYTHELDNGSRFLPEGYVRALQELADPGQPISGSVVGGGTFVSSPTKRDKFSTGVGAGFTYEFTDVFSVRLLYDGEFQDDYREDSVTAAVRLEF
- the speG gene encoding spermidine N1-acetyltransferase encodes the protein MSDAWSRAAEPNAAGMKSSRVAGCWPTPRTMHLRRNNHKSRHAPLLCGYTRDQGGDSALPSPCLAEMSFEMAATQIRLRALEKHDLPFVHELNNNRRVMNYWFEEPYESFVELEELYLKHIHDLSERRFLAIDQANERVGLVELVEISYIHRRAEFQIIIAPTHQGKGCAKRVTTLALDYAFCVLNLNKVYLLVSTENAAAISVYEQTGFIQEGCLVNEFFVDGAYQDAIRMYQLQEPFLARRKN
- a CDS encoding response regulator codes for the protein MSRETKRDLSGMDIVLVEESSYLRSILTQLVKTFQPKSLDVHHDEDSAISRLAFAPTDCVLVDWRPEDGIGPKLMKFVRRNTACHSPEAGVVSMASVASRDSVELSRDLGSNVYLTKPFSATDLRKKIEASIFAPRNFVVAEGFVGPDRRHRKASFDGGDRRGNGPLTQNEIDSMMAT
- a CDS encoding Ppx/GppA phosphatase family protein, with translation MDEPHDTVRAAPASPGDAGPEPQRDAGAPGAAREETPPSSPPGAEHAVLSATGADNPSGVSATQKPLRHQRNKNRGDKSTPAYAAIDLGTNNCRLLVAQPAGGTFEVIDAFSRIVRLGEGLGNSDELSAEAMDRAVGALRICAAKMRRRNVARARVIATQACRHAVNSGMFIERVARETGLELEVVTPEEEARLAVLGCTPLLDKSASRALVFDIGGGSTELVWLDMTNIGPAGEPHVLAWASLPVGVVTLADRYDGRTLNRTGYEKMVQEVTALLNDRPWSEEMDAQLDEAVAKGDIHLLGTSGTVTTIAGIHLGLRRYDRSKVDGTWIDFADVSAVTQALSLMTLEERANVPCIGRERADLVLAGCAILEAIQTSWPCRRLRVADRGLREGILITLMREDRRNQKRKRRRRRGGRKRAQQTNL
- a CDS encoding RlmE family RNA methyltransferase, producing the protein MSKRKAGSGTTSNTAGSTRELKQRVKTARGRKNSSTQWLQRQLNDPYVAAARRDGYRSRAAYKLLEIDDKHHFLKPGARVVDLGAAPGGWTQIAVKRTGAANGRGGHVVGIDILPMEQIAGSTVIELDFRADEAPDTLKELMGGPADVVLSDMAASATGHRPTDHLRIMALCEMALDFAVEVLKPGGSFLAKVLQGGAERDLMKALNRNFAAVRHVKPKASRSDSAEMYVLATGFKGGSRSVQGNSEA